A stretch of Motacilla alba alba isolate MOTALB_02 chromosome 18, Motacilla_alba_V1.0_pri, whole genome shotgun sequence DNA encodes these proteins:
- the TOB1 gene encoding protein Tob1 produces MQLEIQVALNFIISYLYNKLPRRRVNIFGEELERLLKKKYEGHWYPEKPYKGSGFRCIHIGEKVDPVIEQASKESGLDIDDVRGNLPQDLSVWIDPFEVSYQIGEKGPVKVLYVDDNENGCELDKEIKNSFNPEAQVFMPISDPASSVSSSPSPPFGHSAAVSPTFMPRSTQPLTFTTATFAATKFGSTKMKNSGRGNKVARTSPTNFGLNVNDLLKQKSLSSSMHSLYGLSLGSQQQQQQKTSALSPNAKEFIFPNVQGQGSSIFPGDSPLNLSPLQYSNAFDMFAAYGGLNEKSFVDGLNFSLNNMQYSNQQFQPVMAN; encoded by the coding sequence ATGCAGCTTGAAATCCAAGTAGCActcaattttattatttcatatcTGTACAATAAGCTTCCCAGACGACGTGTCAACATTTTTGGTGAAGAGCTTGAAAGACTTCTGAAAAAGAAGTATGAAGGGCACTGGTATCCAGAAAAGCCATACAAAGGATCAGGGTTTAGATGTATTCATATAGGGGAGAAAGTGGACCCAGTCATAGAACAAGCATCCAAAGAGAGCGGTTTGGACATTGATGATGTTCGCGGCAACTTGCCTCAGGATCTTAGTGTTTGGATTGACCCATTTGAGGTTTCATACCAAATCGGTGAAAAGGGACCAGTGAAAGTGCTTTATGTGGATGATAATGAAAATGGATGTGAGTTGGATAAGGAAATCAAGAACAGCTTTAACCCCGAGGCCCAAGTGTTCATGCCTATTAGTGACCCAGCATCTTCAGTGTCcagctctccttctcctcccttcgGTCACTCAGCTGCTGTGAGCCCGACCTTCATGCCTCGCTCTACTCAGCCTTTAACCTTCACCACTGCCACATTTGCTGCCACCAAGTTTGGCTCAACCAAAATGAAGAATAGTGGCCGTGGCAACAAGGTCGCCCGCACCTCTCCCACCAACTTTGGCTTGAACGTCAATGATCTGTTGAAACAGAaatccctctcctcctccatgcaCTCTCTGTATGGGCTCAGCCTAGGCAGTcagcaacagcaacagcagaagaCTTCTGCTCTCTCTCCTAATGCAAAGGAGTTCATTTTCCCCAACGTGCAGGGTCAAGGTAGTAGCATCTTTCCTGGTGACAGCCCCCTTAACCTCAGTCCTCTCCAGTACAGTAATGCCTTTGATATGTTTGCAGCCTATGGAGGTCTAAATGAGAAGTCTTTTGTGGATGGCTTGAATTTTAGTTTAAACAACATGCAGTATTCTAACCAGCAATTCCAGCCAGTTATGGCTAATTGA